In Bacillota bacterium, one DNA window encodes the following:
- a CDS encoding 2-oxo acid dehydrogenase subunit E2, which produces MATVVTMPKLGMTMEEGTVHAWFKQEGDAVQEGEPLLSVLTDKIDIEVEASASGVVRKILVPAGETVPINTPIAIIADADADISHLLGGPGDEERRARATPVARRLAKEYGVNLAEVRGTGPRGRVTRADVEEYVARREAQASPRVAENESPAGADRHGSAISRASQRVPLTGLRRVIAQRMSASAFSAPHVTLLTEADVTELVQLRSRLNEADRARGGPGVSYIDFFVVIAARALLQHPYMNARLEDDQIVLEPGIHIGIAVDVPGGLVVPVIRDAAELSVGAVARRRAALVAAARGGTLSPDDLHGGTFTVSNLGHYEIDGFTPIINPPQAAILGLGRVVEKPAVYQGQICVRSLMTLSLSFDHRIVDGAPAAAFLQTVKRLAEEPALLHL; this is translated from the coding sequence ATGGCCACGGTTGTGACCATGCCCAAGCTGGGCATGACCATGGAAGAAGGGACCGTCCACGCGTGGTTCAAGCAGGAAGGCGACGCCGTGCAGGAAGGCGAGCCCCTGCTGAGCGTGCTGACGGACAAGATCGACATCGAAGTGGAGGCGTCGGCGTCGGGCGTCGTTCGCAAGATCCTGGTGCCGGCGGGCGAGACGGTACCCATCAACACGCCCATCGCCATCATCGCCGACGCAGACGCCGACATCTCGCACCTGCTCGGCGGGCCGGGCGACGAGGAGCGGCGCGCGCGGGCCACGCCGGTGGCGCGCCGGCTGGCGAAGGAGTACGGCGTCAACTTGGCCGAGGTTCGGGGCACGGGGCCGCGCGGGCGGGTGACACGCGCCGATGTGGAGGAATACGTAGCGCGGCGGGAAGCGCAGGCATCCCCCCGCGTCGCGGAGAATGAGAGTCCCGCCGGCGCGGACCGGCACGGGTCCGCGATCAGCCGCGCCTCGCAGCGCGTGCCGCTGACCGGCCTACGGCGCGTCATCGCGCAGCGCATGAGCGCGAGCGCCTTCAGCGCGCCCCACGTCACGTTGCTGACCGAAGCCGACGTGACGGAGCTCGTGCAGCTGCGCTCCCGGCTCAACGAAGCCGACCGGGCCCGGGGCGGCCCGGGCGTGTCGTACATCGACTTTTTCGTCGTCATCGCCGCCCGCGCTTTGCTTCAGCATCCGTACATGAACGCCCGCCTGGAGGACGACCAAATCGTCTTGGAGCCCGGCATTCACATCGGCATTGCCGTGGACGTGCCGGGCGGTTTGGTGGTGCCCGTCATTCGCGACGCAGCGGAGCTCAGCGTCGGCGCGGTGGCTCGCCGGCGGGCGGCGCTGGTGGCCGCGGCCCGCGGCGGCACGCTGTCGCCCGACGATCTGCACGGCGGCACCTTTACCGTCAGCAACCTGGGTCACTACGAGATCGACGGGTTTACGCCCATCATCAACCCGCCGCAGGCGGCCATCCTAGGCCTGGGCCGCGTCGTGGAGAAGCCGGCGGTGTACCAGGGGCAAATTTGCGTGCGGTCGCTGATGACGCTCAGCTTGTCCTTCGATCATCGCATTGTCGACGGCGCTCCCGCCGCGGCTTTTCTGCAGACCGTCAAGCGCCTGGCGGAGGAGCCGGCGCTGCTGCACTTGTGA
- a CDS encoding pyruvate dehydrogenase (acetyl-transferring) E1 component subunit alpha, producing the protein MYRQMRRIRHFEEAVDRLYQQGRIWGTFHLYIGQEASAVGAIEALRPDDYITSTHRGHGHCIAKGASLALMMAELRGKETGYCRGRGGSMHIADLETGNLGANGIVGGGVPIAAGAALAIKKQRRDQVVMCFFGDGALQQGAFHEAVNFAAVFKLPVVFVCENNRYAMSLPVEKGLGNTDIVARAAAYGIPGRSVDGNDVLAVYAAAKEAVERARAGGGPTLLETRTYRLRGHSKSDANRYRTKEEIEQWRQRCPILRFEQWLQAAGLLGPDDFERIKAEVLQEIEAAIEFAEAQPDPDPARLAEGVYA; encoded by the coding sequence ATGTACCGGCAAATGCGGCGCATCCGCCACTTCGAGGAAGCGGTGGATCGGCTGTACCAGCAGGGCCGCATCTGGGGCACGTTTCACCTGTACATCGGCCAGGAAGCGTCGGCGGTGGGCGCCATCGAAGCGCTCCGCCCGGACGACTACATCACGAGCACCCACCGGGGGCACGGCCACTGCATCGCCAAGGGCGCGTCCCTGGCGCTGATGATGGCGGAGCTGCGGGGGAAAGAGACGGGCTACTGCCGCGGCCGCGGAGGCTCCATGCACATCGCGGACCTCGAAACCGGGAACCTGGGCGCCAACGGCATCGTGGGCGGAGGCGTGCCCATCGCGGCCGGCGCGGCGCTGGCCATCAAGAAGCAACGGCGCGACCAGGTCGTCATGTGCTTTTTCGGCGACGGCGCGCTGCAGCAGGGCGCGTTTCACGAAGCGGTCAATTTCGCGGCCGTCTTCAAGCTGCCCGTCGTCTTCGTGTGCGAGAACAACCGGTACGCCATGTCGCTGCCGGTGGAGAAAGGCCTGGGCAATACGGACATCGTGGCCCGGGCGGCGGCGTACGGGATCCCGGGCCGGTCGGTGGACGGCAACGACGTGCTGGCGGTGTATGCGGCGGCGAAAGAGGCGGTGGAACGGGCCCGCGCAGGCGGCGGACCGACGCTGCTCGAGACGCGGACGTACCGGCTGCGGGGGCATTCGAAGAGCGACGCCAACCGCTACCGTACGAAAGAAGAAATCGAGCAGTGGCGGCAGCGCTGCCCGATTCTGCGCTTCGAGCAATGGCTGCAGGCGGCGGGCCTTCTGGGTCCCGACGACTTTGAGCGCATCAAGGCCGAGGTGCTGCAGGAGATCGAGGCGGCCATCGAGTTTGCGGAGGCGCAGCCGGATCCGGACCCGGCGCGGCTGGCGGAAGGTGTCTACGCGTGA
- a CDS encoding alpha-ketoacid dehydrogenase subunit beta gives MREITYAQAIREALAEEMRRDESVFLMGEDIGVYGGAFGVTLGLIDEFGPEKVMDTPLSEAAIVGAAVGAALLGMRPVAEIQFSDFLTIAADQLVNQAAKIRYMFGGKAKVPLVVRTPLGSGTGAAAQHSQSLETWFMHIPGLKVLAPATPYDAKGLLKSAIRDDNPVVFFEHKLLYRTKGPVPEEDYTVPIGQAAVRREGRDVTIIASSVMVLRSLAAAEKLAEEGIDAEVIDLRSLRPLDADAIVKSVCKTGRAVVVHEANRFAGFGGEIVATIVESEAFDFLDAPVVRLGGKDVPIPYNPVLERAAVPQEEDIVEACRRVMQESRRWR, from the coding sequence GTGAGGGAGATTACGTACGCCCAGGCGATTCGGGAGGCGCTGGCCGAGGAGATGCGCCGCGACGAGTCGGTGTTCCTCATGGGCGAGGACATCGGCGTCTACGGCGGCGCCTTCGGCGTGACGCTGGGCCTCATCGATGAGTTCGGGCCGGAGAAAGTGATGGACACGCCGTTGTCCGAGGCGGCCATCGTCGGGGCGGCGGTGGGCGCGGCGCTGCTGGGGATGCGGCCGGTGGCGGAGATACAGTTCTCCGACTTTCTCACCATTGCCGCGGACCAGCTGGTCAACCAGGCGGCGAAAATCCGCTACATGTTCGGCGGCAAGGCCAAGGTGCCCCTGGTAGTGCGCACGCCGCTCGGTTCGGGCACGGGCGCCGCGGCGCAGCATTCACAGAGCCTGGAGACGTGGTTCATGCACATTCCCGGCCTGAAGGTGCTGGCGCCGGCTACGCCTTACGACGCCAAGGGGCTGCTGAAGAGCGCGATTCGCGACGACAACCCGGTGGTCTTTTTCGAGCACAAGCTGCTGTATCGCACCAAAGGGCCGGTGCCCGAAGAGGACTACACGGTGCCCATCGGTCAGGCCGCGGTGCGGCGGGAAGGCCGGGACGTGACGATCATCGCTTCGTCCGTCATGGTGCTGCGCAGCCTCGCGGCGGCCGAGAAGCTGGCGGAAGAAGGCATCGATGCGGAAGTCATCGACCTGCGGAGCTTGCGGCCGCTGGACGCGGACGCCATCGTCAAGTCGGTGTGCAAGACGGGACGGGCGGTGGTTGTGCACGAGGCCAATCGCTTCGCGGGGTTCGGCGGGGAAATCGTGGCCACCATCGTGGAAAGCGAGGCCTTTGATTTTCTGGACGCGCCGGTGGTTCGGCTGGGAGGAAAGGACGTGCCGATTCCGTACAACCCCGTGCTGGAGCGGGCGGCGGTGCCGCAAGAGGAAGACATCGTCGAGGCGTGCCGGCGCGTCATGCAGGAAAGCCGGCGCTGGCGTTAG
- a CDS encoding BCR family protein, with protein sequence MEKTPMRRNKEDLLRRLRRIEGQVRGLQRMVEEDQYCVDILVQIAAVRAALDRVGLLLLEDHTRGCVTRAVQDGKGDAAVDELMEVIAKFIH encoded by the coding sequence ATGGAGAAGACGCCGATGCGACGGAACAAAGAGGACTTGCTGCGGCGGCTGCGGCGCATCGAAGGCCAGGTGCGCGGGCTGCAGCGCATGGTGGAGGAAGACCAATACTGCGTTGACATCCTGGTCCAGATCGCCGCGGTGCGCGCGGCGTTGGACCGGGTCGGGCTGCTGCTCCTGGAAGATCACACCCGCGGGTGCGTCACCCGGGCGGTGCAAGACGGAAAAGGCGACGCGGCGGTGGACGAGCTGATGGAGGTCATCGCCAAGTTCATTCACTAG
- a CDS encoding deaminase has protein sequence MSRRKQPIASEAAPKAIGPYSQAVRAGDFIFVSGQLPIDPTTGTLVEGDIAAQTTRVLDNIRAILQAAGADMSDIVRCTVYLADMNDFAAVNEAYSRYFSADPPARVAVQVARLPRDARIEIDAIAYVGS, from the coding sequence GTGAGCCGACGCAAGCAGCCGATTGCTTCCGAGGCGGCGCCGAAAGCTATCGGGCCGTACTCGCAAGCGGTGCGGGCCGGGGACTTCATCTTCGTGTCGGGCCAGCTGCCCATCGACCCGACGACCGGCACGCTCGTGGAGGGTGACATCGCCGCGCAGACGACTCGGGTGCTGGACAACATCCGAGCCATCCTGCAGGCGGCGGGCGCCGATATGAGCGACATCGTGCGCTGCACCGTGTACTTGGCCGACATGAACGACTTCGCCGCGGTCAACGAAGCGTACAGCCGCTATTTCAGCGCCGACCCGCCGGCGCGGGTGGCGGTTCAGGTGGCGCGGCTGCCGCGGGACGCGCGCATCGAAATCGACGCCATCGCCTACGTGGGCTCGTAA
- a CDS encoding ribonucleoside-diphosphate reductase, producing the protein MATGPTGTTAQERRYRWSELQELIFLDRYALKGNRADIAVGDTVVVLTKEHPRYPQKEVGVVEAIDGDNITVRLRSGELFTQQRSKIDLPLETRPEQMWDRMAKAIVEVEEPSKRKKLEKEFRWLLQDWRFVPGGRINAMLGTGQDLTAYNCYVIPIRADDPKYGNDSRRAIMDTLRNMVEIMSRGGGVGINLSTLRPRLAYVQGVNGKSSGAVSWGQLFSTATGLVEQGGSRRGALMLILNVWHPDVIEFINAKRDFGVMTNANISVGLTDDFERALDNDEEWELVFPDYEAVGREVYDAEWDGNLTRWRQKGYPVKVYRKVRARELWRMIVESAWASAEPGIVRLDYANRMSNTWYFHELIATNPCVTGDTLIATENGLERAEDLYFANRPLKVVVDGRLSDEALLPASPVFATGIKPVYKLTTREGFSLRLTADHRVMTTRGWVAAKDLRPGDEIYVLNRPGAFGREGSRELGLALGWLAGDGAVASERAVPPFAAEGRELAPALAAAVPAAVQCSETSREYARAAVAVQEREEVLVPSEQLRKLRERYGLTADKPHVPEVVFRGTREMQQSFLQALFSASGRVEVDDATGSYAVRLTSRRLELLQDVQRLLLNFGIYSRIEAARQPANRLMTEGCGEVEACAQADAPQLVITGRSLVRFADEIGFLQEAENEALRAAVALVAREPHAERFVATFEALLPDGEEMVYDLTQPETHSFVANGLVVHNCGEQFLPAWGVCNLGHINLSRFVENGQILWDDLKKAARLGVRFLDNIIDITPYFFKENEQVQKAERRIGMGTMGLAEMLIKLGVRYGSDESLEIIDKVYRTIAVEAYMASVELAEEKGPFPMFDAEKFLQSGFMQGMPEEVREAVRKKGIRNATLLTQAPTGTTGTMVGTSTGIEPYYQWTYWRMGRLGRREVREAIVEEWLAEHPEVGGIENLPDFFVTALDLDPAEHVRVQAAIQRWVDSSISKTTNCPSHWTVEQVEELYRLARELGCKGITIYRDKSRDEQVLQRKEEDEAKAKGNAATQAGQDGGDGTAAKELRPVIREVPEVVEGYTFRQKTMVGTARITINEADGEPFETIIVLGKGGMDINAVSEAIGRLISLYLRTPSPISNTRKLSLVVEQLSGIGGAQPFGFGPNRVLSLPDALAKALERYLQTKAKATKAGGATGTGSQPAATTSGVADYGGPAFSDSHDDKDEFDPNSLVHPRQTSADLCPACGTFSFIKAEGCGRCLTCGHSTC; encoded by the coding sequence ATGGCCACGGGGCCGACCGGCACGACCGCCCAGGAACGGCGTTATCGCTGGAGCGAGTTGCAAGAGCTGATCTTTCTTGATCGCTACGCGCTGAAGGGCAATCGGGCCGACATCGCCGTCGGCGACACCGTCGTCGTTCTCACGAAAGAGCATCCGCGCTACCCGCAAAAAGAAGTCGGCGTCGTGGAGGCCATCGACGGCGACAACATCACGGTACGCCTCCGTTCCGGTGAACTGTTTACGCAGCAGCGCTCGAAGATCGACTTGCCGCTGGAGACGCGGCCGGAGCAGATGTGGGATCGGATGGCCAAGGCCATCGTCGAGGTGGAAGAGCCCAGCAAGCGCAAGAAGCTGGAGAAGGAGTTCCGCTGGCTGCTGCAGGACTGGCGCTTCGTCCCGGGCGGGCGCATCAACGCCATGCTGGGCACAGGCCAGGATCTGACCGCCTACAACTGCTACGTCATTCCCATTCGCGCCGACGACCCCAAGTACGGCAACGACAGCCGCCGGGCCATCATGGACACGCTGCGCAACATGGTGGAGATCATGTCCCGCGGCGGCGGCGTCGGCATTAATTTGTCCACGCTGCGGCCGCGCCTGGCTTACGTGCAGGGCGTCAACGGCAAGAGCTCCGGTGCGGTCAGCTGGGGCCAGCTGTTCTCGACGGCTACGGGACTCGTCGAGCAAGGCGGCTCGCGGCGCGGCGCGCTCATGCTCATTCTCAACGTCTGGCACCCGGACGTCATCGAGTTCATCAACGCCAAGCGCGACTTCGGCGTCATGACCAACGCCAACATCTCCGTGGGCCTGACGGACGACTTCGAGCGCGCGCTGGACAACGACGAAGAGTGGGAGCTGGTGTTCCCGGACTACGAGGCGGTCGGGCGCGAGGTGTACGACGCCGAGTGGGACGGGAACCTGACGCGCTGGCGCCAGAAGGGCTACCCGGTCAAGGTGTACCGGAAAGTGCGGGCGCGCGAGCTCTGGCGCATGATCGTCGAGTCGGCCTGGGCCTCGGCGGAGCCGGGCATCGTGCGTCTCGACTACGCCAACCGCATGTCCAACACGTGGTACTTCCATGAGCTGATCGCGACGAACCCGTGCGTCACCGGCGACACGCTCATCGCGACCGAAAACGGCCTCGAGCGCGCGGAAGACCTGTACTTCGCGAATCGTCCGCTGAAAGTCGTCGTCGACGGGCGCCTGAGCGACGAGGCCCTGCTGCCGGCTTCCCCGGTGTTCGCCACGGGCATTAAGCCCGTATACAAGCTGACGACGCGCGAAGGCTTTTCGCTCCGGCTCACGGCGGACCACCGGGTGATGACGACGCGCGGCTGGGTGGCGGCCAAGGACTTGCGGCCGGGCGACGAGATTTACGTGCTCAACCGGCCGGGTGCCTTCGGCCGGGAAGGCTCCCGGGAGCTGGGGCTGGCGCTGGGCTGGCTTGCCGGCGACGGCGCCGTGGCGTCGGAGCGGGCGGTGCCTCCCTTCGCAGCCGAGGGCCGAGAGCTCGCGCCGGCGCTGGCCGCGGCGGTGCCGGCGGCCGTGCAGTGCAGCGAAACGAGCCGGGAATACGCGCGAGCAGCGGTGGCGGTCCAGGAGCGCGAAGAAGTCCTGGTGCCGTCCGAGCAGCTGCGGAAGCTGCGCGAGCGGTACGGGCTGACGGCGGACAAGCCCCACGTGCCCGAGGTCGTCTTCCGCGGCACGCGGGAGATGCAGCAGTCGTTCCTGCAAGCGCTGTTCAGCGCATCCGGCCGCGTGGAAGTCGATGACGCCACGGGCAGCTATGCGGTGCGGCTCACGTCCCGCCGCCTCGAGCTGCTGCAAGACGTGCAGCGGCTGCTCCTCAACTTCGGCATCTACAGCCGCATCGAAGCGGCGCGGCAGCCGGCCAACCGGCTCATGACCGAAGGCTGCGGCGAAGTTGAGGCGTGTGCGCAGGCGGACGCGCCTCAGCTCGTCATCACGGGGCGCAGCCTCGTGCGCTTCGCCGACGAAATCGGCTTCCTGCAAGAAGCCGAGAACGAGGCGCTGCGGGCCGCCGTCGCTTTGGTCGCGCGCGAACCGCACGCGGAGCGGTTCGTGGCCACGTTCGAGGCGCTGCTGCCCGACGGCGAGGAAATGGTCTACGACTTGACCCAGCCCGAGACGCACTCGTTCGTGGCCAACGGCCTGGTCGTCCACAACTGCGGCGAGCAGTTCTTGCCGGCGTGGGGCGTTTGCAACCTGGGCCACATCAACCTGAGCCGCTTCGTGGAAAACGGCCAGATCCTCTGGGACGACCTGAAGAAGGCCGCCCGGCTGGGCGTGCGCTTCCTCGACAACATCATTGACATCACGCCGTACTTCTTCAAAGAAAACGAGCAGGTGCAGAAAGCCGAGCGCCGCATCGGCATGGGCACCATGGGCCTGGCCGAGATGCTCATCAAGCTGGGCGTGCGGTACGGCTCGGACGAGTCGCTGGAAATCATCGACAAGGTGTACCGCACCATCGCCGTAGAGGCGTACATGGCTTCCGTCGAGCTGGCGGAAGAGAAAGGTCCCTTCCCCATGTTCGACGCGGAGAAGTTCCTGCAGTCGGGCTTCATGCAGGGCATGCCCGAGGAAGTGCGGGAGGCGGTGCGCAAGAAGGGCATCCGCAACGCGACGCTGCTGACGCAGGCGCCGACGGGCACCACGGGCACGATGGTGGGCACATCGACCGGCATCGAGCCGTATTACCAGTGGACGTACTGGCGCATGGGCCGGCTCGGCCGCCGCGAGGTGCGAGAGGCCATCGTGGAAGAGTGGCTGGCGGAGCATCCCGAAGTCGGCGGCATCGAGAACTTGCCGGACTTCTTCGTGACGGCTCTGGACCTGGATCCGGCTGAGCACGTGCGGGTGCAGGCGGCCATTCAGCGCTGGGTCGACTCCAGCATTTCGAAGACGACCAACTGCCCGTCGCACTGGACCGTGGAGCAAGTGGAGGAGCTGTACCGGCTGGCTAGGGAGCTGGGCTGCAAGGGCATTACGATTTACCGCGACAAGTCGCGGGACGAGCAGGTTCTGCAGCGCAAGGAGGAAGACGAGGCCAAGGCCAAAGGGAACGCGGCCACGCAGGCTGGCCAGGACGGCGGCGACGGCACGGCCGCCAAAGAGCTGCGGCCGGTCATCCGAGAAGTGCCCGAGGTGGTGGAAGGCTACACGTTCCGGCAAAAGACGATGGTGGGCACGGCGCGCATCACCATCAACGAAGCGGACGGCGAGCCGTTCGAGACCATCATCGTGCTGGGCAAAGGCGGCATGGACATCAACGCCGTCTCCGAGGCCATCGGGCGGCTCATCTCCCTGTACCTGCGGACGCCGAGCCCCATTTCCAACACGCGCAAGCTCAGCCTTGTGGTCGAGCAGCTGTCGGGCATCGGCGGCGCTCAGCCGTTCGGCTTCGGCCCCAACCGGGTGCTGTCGCTGCCGGATGCGCTGGCGAAAGCGCTGGAGCGGTACTTGCAGACGAAAGCGAAGGCCACCAAGGCGGGCGGCGCGACGGGCACGGGCTCCCAGCCGGCGGCCACGACATCCGGCGTCGCGGACTATGGCGGCCCGGCCTTCAGCGACTCGCACGACGACAAAGACGAGTTCGACCCGAACTCGCTGGTGCACCCGCGGCAGACGAGCGCGGACTTGTGCCCGGCCTGCGGCACGTTCTCGTTCATCAAGGCCGAAGGCTGCGGCCGTTGCCTGACGTGCGGCCACAGCACGTGCTAA
- a CDS encoding DUF1540 domain-containing protein: MTEVRCTVSNCYYWGDGNVCVAERILVVSDQAVKLLEKGLGDDEEFGEIGETPARASRETCCYTFRPK; the protein is encoded by the coding sequence GTGACGGAAGTGCGCTGCACCGTGAGTAACTGCTACTACTGGGGCGACGGCAACGTGTGCGTCGCGGAGCGAATTCTCGTCGTCAGCGACCAGGCAGTCAAGCTCCTCGAGAAGGGGCTGGGCGACGACGAAGAGTTCGGCGAAATTGGCGAGACGCCGGCCCGGGCGTCGAGGGAGACGTGCTGCTACACGTTCCGGCCCAAGTGA
- a CDS encoding DUF2203 domain-containing protein — protein MARDGRPRYFRVAEVNAMLPTLAQLMERMRTLMDEARASHRELRLIHAVGHREDGTLIMETDYALARERLETVLSEVDEIKQSIESTGCIVRSVDLGLVDFPAVINGQEVFLCWRLGEEEVMYYHGLEDGYAGRRRLHPEDDDTPP, from the coding sequence ATGGCGCGGGACGGCCGCCCGAGATACTTTCGCGTCGCGGAAGTCAACGCGATGCTGCCCACGCTGGCTCAGTTGATGGAGCGAATGCGCACGCTCATGGACGAGGCGCGGGCGAGCCACCGCGAGTTGCGCCTCATTCACGCCGTAGGCCATCGCGAAGACGGCACGCTCATCATGGAAACCGATTATGCGCTGGCTCGGGAGCGGCTGGAGACGGTTCTGAGCGAAGTGGACGAGATCAAGCAGAGCATCGAGAGCACGGGCTGCATCGTGCGCAGCGTGGACTTGGGCCTCGTCGACTTCCCCGCGGTCATCAACGGCCAGGAAGTTTTTCTTTGCTGGCGGCTCGGCGAGGAAGAAGTCATGTATTACCACGGCCTCGAAGACGGGTACGCCGGGCGGCGGCGCCTGCACCCGGAGGACGACGACACGCCGCCCTAA
- the folE gene encoding GTP cyclohydrolase I FolE, translating into MERGPSPLHTENAVAARPFDRDAIERAVRMILEAIGEDPNREGLVDTPARVARMYEEVLSGMHEDPARHLEVYFDANHEEMVLVRDITFYSLCEHHLLPFFGKAHVAYIPKNGRVTGLSKLARVVQAYARRLQMQERMTSQIADTLMKHLQPLGVAVMVEAEHLCMSMRGVRQPGALTVTSAVRGIFLTDERTRAEAFALIRQGRF; encoded by the coding sequence ATGGAACGCGGACCTTCGCCGTTGCACACCGAAAACGCCGTGGCTGCGCGGCCCTTCGACCGCGACGCCATCGAACGCGCCGTGCGCATGATTTTGGAGGCCATCGGAGAAGACCCCAACCGTGAAGGCCTGGTGGATACGCCGGCGCGGGTGGCGCGCATGTACGAGGAAGTGCTGTCGGGCATGCACGAAGACCCCGCGCGCCATCTGGAAGTTTACTTCGACGCGAATCACGAAGAAATGGTACTGGTGCGCGACATCACGTTTTATTCCCTTTGTGAACACCATCTGCTGCCCTTCTTCGGCAAAGCCCACGTGGCCTACATCCCGAAGAACGGCCGCGTGACGGGGCTGAGCAAGCTGGCCCGCGTCGTGCAAGCGTACGCGCGCCGGCTGCAGATGCAAGAGCGCATGACCTCGCAAATCGCGGACACGCTCATGAAGCATCTTCAGCCACTGGGCGTCGCGGTGATGGTGGAAGCGGAGCATCTGTGCATGAGCATGCGAGGTGTGCGCCAGCCCGGCGCGCTCACTGTGACGTCGGCCGTGCGGGGCATTTTCCTCACCGACGAGCGCACCCGAGCCGAAGCGTTCGCCCTGATTCGCCAAGGCCGGTTCTGA
- the tilS gene encoding tRNA lysidine(34) synthetase TilS encodes MLDTVRQAVVRYRLIRPGEHVLTAVSGGPDSVALLHLLLRLKDQLPMELSVFHMDHGLRAESADDAAFVRALAERWGVPAIVVRENVAAQRRPGESTQEAARRLRYSAMRRVAAEIGATRIALGHHADDQAETVLMRFLRGAGTAGLGGMRRRRGPFIRPLLDVSRADVEEYCRAFGLEARQDPTNLQTSYLRNKIRLELLPRLEAEYNPGIRLALNRTAALLQDDDDLLDVLAHRAYRRMRRETGDGAVALPAAELARTPRALRRRIVRHAWREAAGLTAREDADEWTPAALAFEHVAAVLALLEGNAGDAVDLPRRVRARREGDFLTLRRVGESDAAPAFAVPLTIPGTTVIPGVGAIEARFVDDPERADRPGRDGAWLDWEKLAPPLVARSWRAGDRMRPLGLGGTKKLQDLFVDEKVPAAQRRRVPVVVDANGIVWVAGLRVDERAAAGPESRRILQLRVVSL; translated from the coding sequence TTGCTGGACACCGTGCGGCAGGCCGTCGTGCGGTATCGCCTGATCCGGCCGGGCGAGCACGTGCTCACGGCGGTGTCGGGCGGTCCGGACTCGGTGGCGCTGCTGCACTTGCTGCTGCGGCTCAAAGACCAGCTGCCCATGGAGCTGTCCGTCTTTCACATGGACCACGGCCTGCGCGCCGAGTCGGCGGACGATGCGGCTTTCGTGCGGGCGCTGGCGGAGCGGTGGGGCGTGCCCGCGATCGTCGTCCGGGAGAACGTGGCCGCGCAGCGCCGCCCCGGGGAGTCGACGCAGGAGGCGGCCCGCCGGCTGCGCTATTCGGCCATGCGCCGCGTCGCCGCGGAGATCGGCGCGACGCGCATCGCCCTGGGCCACCACGCCGACGATCAGGCGGAAACGGTGCTGATGCGCTTCCTGCGCGGCGCGGGCACGGCGGGGCTGGGAGGCATGCGCCGGCGGCGGGGTCCTTTCATCCGGCCGCTGCTGGACGTTTCCCGCGCCGACGTCGAGGAATATTGCCGCGCCTTCGGCCTGGAGGCGCGCCAGGACCCAACGAACCTTCAGACCAGCTACCTGCGCAACAAAATTCGCCTCGAGCTGCTTCCCAGGCTGGAAGCGGAATACAATCCCGGCATTCGCCTGGCCTTGAACCGCACGGCCGCGCTGCTGCAAGACGACGACGACTTGCTGGACGTCTTGGCGCACCGGGCCTACCGGCGCATGCGGCGCGAGACCGGCGACGGCGCGGTGGCGCTGCCCGCGGCCGAGCTGGCGCGCACGCCCCGGGCCCTGCGCCGCCGCATCGTGCGGCACGCGTGGCGGGAGGCGGCGGGCTTGACCGCCCGGGAGGACGCGGACGAGTGGACGCCCGCGGCTCTGGCCTTCGAGCACGTGGCAGCGGTCCTAGCGCTGCTGGAAGGGAACGCCGGCGACGCCGTCGACTTGCCGCGGCGGGTGCGAGCGCGGCGAGAAGGCGATTTCTTGACGCTGCGGCGGGTCGGGGAGAGCGACGCGGCGCCGGCGTTCGCGGTGCCGCTGACGATTCCAGGTACGACCGTCATTCCCGGCGTGGGCGCCATCGAAGCCCGCTTCGTCGACGACCCCGAACGGGCCGACCGGCCCGGCCGGGACGGCGCCTGGCTCGACTGGGAGAAGCTGGCGCCGCCGCTGGTGGCGCGCTCGTGGCGCGCCGGCGACCGCATGCGCCCGCTGGGACTCGGGGGGACGAAGAAACTGCAAGATCTGTTCGTGGACGAAAAAGTGCCGGCGGCCCAGCGCCGGCGCGTGCCGGTGGTGGTCGACGCGAACGGCATCGTGTGGGTGGCCGGGTTGCGGGTGGACGAACGGGCGGCGGCCGGGCCGGAGTCCAGGCGAATCCTGCAATTGCGCGTAGTGTCGTTGTAA